One Spirochaetota bacterium genomic region harbors:
- a CDS encoding YgiT-type zinc finger protein, which translates to MKSHEENRFTHDINRGFSHEGKKWVDCPTCGSKGTIKYVRNRKEVVEPQGYGKIIVKNLDGYFCSACGDGFYTRKSMNLFNSAVAYGKARQDSHRVVVGDLLEVSSVAGRLDVTSQRVHQMMKEGKLHYVIVGKYRIPTRRNEKIFPGLRKKIHENSKHRHSVHRNKRAVWFKTGGEPLASPPPRRSFRST; encoded by the coding sequence GTGAAATCACACGAGGAAAACCGATTTACTCACGATATAAACAGGGGTTTCAGTCATGAAGGAAAAAAATGGGTCGATTGTCCGACATGCGGTTCAAAGGGGACAATAAAGTATGTGCGCAACAGAAAGGAAGTCGTTGAACCTCAAGGATACGGGAAAATAATCGTTAAGAACCTGGACGGATATTTCTGTTCGGCGTGCGGAGACGGTTTCTACACGCGAAAATCGATGAATCTCTTCAACTCGGCCGTAGCCTATGGGAAGGCAAGGCAGGATTCGCATAGAGTCGTCGTCGGCGATTTGCTGGAAGTCAGTTCGGTGGCCGGGAGGCTGGATGTCACAAGTCAGCGAGTACATCAAATGATGAAGGAAGGGAAACTGCACTACGTGATCGTAGGCAAGTACAGAATCCCCACCCGGCGCAATGAAAAAATATTCCCCGGTTTGAGAAAGAAAATCCATGAAAATTCAAAGCATCGTCATTCCGTACATAGGAATAAGCGCGCGGTGTGGTTTAAAACAGGCGGGGAGCCATTGGCGTCTCCGCCCCCCCGGCGTTCATTCCGCTCCACGTAG